One segment of Phaeacidiphilus oryzae TH49 DNA contains the following:
- the rhaS gene encoding rhamnose ABC transporter substrate-binding protein — protein MTAVARPATPSVRRAAAALALSAAVVLTAAACGGTTKQSTDKAAGKAAAGGSANPAAPTKKGLTVAYLPKQVNNPYFTIADQGGKKALDDLGEKYKEVGTSSGTDTAGQVSYVNTLTQQQVSAIAVSAQDPGALCTALKQAMSNGIKVVTYDSDTDAACRQIFVSQASAEALGRTEVQLIAKQIHYSGQIAILSAAQTATNQNTWIGYMKDELKKPAYRNMKLVTTAYGNDDPQLSFQQTQGLLQQYPDLKGIIAPTTVGIKAAAQYLSGSKYKGKVMLTGLGTPNDMRAYVKNGTVAAFELWDPAKLGELAGYAATALASGQVSGAQGQTFKAGELGSFTIGAGSVVTLGQPTVFDAADIDQYHF, from the coding sequence ATGACCGCAGTCGCCAGACCCGCCACGCCCTCCGTCCGCCGTGCGGCGGCCGCGCTCGCCCTCTCCGCCGCCGTCGTCCTGACCGCCGCGGCCTGCGGCGGCACCACCAAGCAGTCCACCGACAAGGCCGCAGGGAAGGCCGCCGCCGGGGGCTCGGCGAACCCGGCCGCGCCCACCAAGAAGGGCCTGACCGTCGCCTACCTGCCCAAGCAGGTCAACAACCCGTACTTCACCATCGCCGACCAGGGCGGCAAGAAGGCGCTGGACGACCTCGGCGAGAAGTACAAGGAGGTCGGCACCAGCAGCGGCACCGACACCGCCGGCCAGGTCTCCTACGTCAACACCCTGACCCAGCAGCAGGTCAGCGCGATCGCGGTGTCCGCGCAGGACCCGGGGGCGCTGTGCACCGCGCTGAAGCAGGCGATGAGCAACGGCATCAAGGTGGTCACCTACGACTCCGACACCGACGCCGCCTGCCGGCAGATCTTCGTCTCCCAGGCGAGCGCCGAGGCGCTGGGCCGTACCGAGGTGCAGCTGATCGCCAAGCAGATCCACTACTCCGGCCAAATCGCGATCCTGTCCGCCGCGCAGACCGCGACCAACCAGAACACCTGGATCGGCTATATGAAGGACGAGTTGAAGAAGCCGGCCTACAGGAACATGAAGCTGGTCACCACCGCCTACGGCAACGACGACCCGCAGCTCTCCTTCCAGCAGACCCAGGGCCTGCTGCAGCAGTACCCCGACCTGAAGGGGATCATCGCCCCGACCACGGTCGGCATCAAGGCCGCGGCGCAGTACCTCTCCGGCTCCAAGTACAAGGGCAAGGTGATGCTCACCGGCCTCGGCACGCCCAACGACATGCGGGCGTACGTGAAGAACGGGACGGTCGCCGCCTTCGAGCTGTGGGACCCGGCCAAGCTCGGCGAGCTGGCCGGCTACGCCGCCACCGCGCTGGCCTCCGGGCAGGTCAGTGGGGCCCAGGGGCAGACCTTCAAGGCCGGTGAGCTGGGCTCCTTCACCATCGGCGCCGGCAGTGTGGTGACCCTCGGCCAGCCCACCGTCTTCGACGCCGCCGACATCGACCAGTACCACTTCTGA